In the genome of Primulina tabacum isolate GXHZ01 chromosome 13, ASM2559414v2, whole genome shotgun sequence, the window TAGAATTAACGAATCTGTCTTTCTTTGAGTCAGTTTCTAAGATTttcttttattatatattatgcaGAAAATTAGCACGACTAATAAATATTCTTCTTATATATATCATGTGATGAATATGTATTAATTACTCTAGATTTCGTTTTTGACAACTTCTCCATCGTTTATTTATGTAAATGTATTCCTCTGCTAATCTTTTTTACCACACgaacattatttatttatttatatatgtagGAGCGcagctagaaatttttttaaacctGGACCGACTGATCCGATAAATTTGTAAATCTGAAAGAAGACATAGACTAACTGAAGTTCCATAATACATGAATTCTTTTTTAAATGCAACGGACCGGAACTAGGCGTGACTCTGGGACGGATCCAGAAATTAAAATTGAGGTGAGCTTGAACTTaatataataagttaatttatatatatatcaaacatGAGATATTAATATGAAAATAGTTAGCAAAATGAccttggaatttttttttaaaaaaacctatTGTTCCTAGCGTATTCGAAATAGAAaagttaattttcaaaaaagaagtttaatcaatatcatttttcaaaatttatatattatttaaattaatatgtaaCTCGTGTAATATAAGACAAGTTTCActtagattcaaaatttatattttaaaactatttttaatatattttaaatgtactttcaaaattaaattctattaaataaaagaattgataaaataaatttatcacttTTATGAGTTATTTACACCAAACCCCCTTTGAAATATCGAAAATCTACATTTATTTACTGTGAAAGTTAAATAGGTATTCTAGATATTAACTTTTATGAGTTATTTGCACTGTgatatctttaaaaaaaattaaactgtGCTTaaatctctatatatatttaccaaaaaaaaattagaattgaCTCGAATATCTATACcttcttgtaaaaaaaattgggcTGGGCTACAGCCTAGGACGGGCCAAGAAATAGATACGTCCCTGGCGTGACTTAACTTTTAAAAAATGTTGGTGGTTGTAAATAATATAAGTTTTacgtatataatatattaaatgtttCCACGCAGTCGATATCCTCAAGGTATACAGAGAAAGAAAATTATGATGTTTTAAGTAGTACAACACACCATGAAAAACTCGACACATGCTCATTTcctataaaagaaaaaaaatgaactTCGAAAATGCAAATATTAAATTGCTGACATAGAAATCTAAATGAAACCAACGAAATTTATAACCCAAAAAATTAACACTTGAAAACACACACGACAcatcattttcatttttcaattaagaaaatgcaaaaatgacATAGAAAATCATAGAATTAAACTATATGAAATCTTTCAAAAAAATCAGAAATTTCATTTcacaattatttctaattagaAATCCACAATTGTTTGTTCAAGAAcaacaaaatatattataaaaaaacacTAAAATCCAGATAAAAATTGAACTTTTAAAGCAAGTGAAAAAAAACCTAAGTGGGAAAATGATATCAAGAAAGGGATGTATGTGAATATTGCTTCCTTAGCTTTGgatttctttgaattttttttataaaataaactgcCACAAATCTCACaaatatatttaagaaaatgggTTGGACCAAGTGTACATTAATATATTTCAGAAAATTACATGGACCGAGTCTATggctaattaaaaaaaaattaacctaAGCCACAATTAGATAtataatacaaataataattaaaaaataacgaTCGGACTGGAGCCCACCCCTGTGGaatgcatacatacatacacgCAAAGGTTTGACTATGAGTAGTATGCGAGCACCGCTAAAGTGACGCCCATTTATTTGATgtacaattttgatatatttcatAACATTTAATAGGTGAACGCTACCTCAGCGATGCTCATATCCGTACTCATAGTAGATGACTGGATgtatatgtacatatatatactaTTTAAATCCATGCATGCGTATGATGTAAATTAAATTAGTGATGTCAtgatcaaaaaaattatataaccaAGAGTAGAAATTGGTTAAAACAACACTTTGTCCTAATCGTGGAGGACAAATATGCAAATCCACATGCCCAAATGAGAGAGTTTTgaaattatcaattttttttccttcttaagAATGAACCATGGATTTCAAATCCAAATCCGCTTAAATTCATTATCCCAAACACAGCTTAAGATTATTATTTTAGAGTATCCGTTGGTAAAGTGTGTCGccaaatataaaaatgtttaaattatGAAGATAAATTGGGTTGTAATAGGGATGAATATGTAAATCCAATTTTAATTTACCACAATACATTTTTTCCCTTGCTATCATATTGTAAGATATCTATATAGAACCAAAATATTTGTATGCTATAATTATTTGGTTGAAACTATTAGTTGTTCCatatcggttggataaaatacctGAAAGTTGCATATATGGACTTGGACAGTCCTCTctccttgagctagcttttaaggttgagttaggtccaaatctcaatcttaacatggtatcagtgCTCAGGTTCCACCGTTATGTATTGAACTGCCTATAGTTAGGTACCTGTTCTATCCAGATGTTCATTCATGTGCGTGAGAGAACATCTAGCGTGAGGGAGGTGTGTTAGTTGtttcacatcggttggataaaatacctGAGAGTTACATATATGGACTTGTATAGTCCTCACcctttgagctagcttttgaggttgagttaggtccaagtccCAATAAGAGAAACCATCGTATAAATAGAATTTGATAGGGAAAAAAAACGATAAgcatatttcaatatttattataaaaagaAATAAGCTTAAAATGTTCGTTCGCAGCATGTATTTCTTTATTTCCGTTTCATATATAGGTTTTGTTTACattatttttttcctttcaaGGTGCATTACTAATTAAACAACAAGAATTTTGTACAATGTGGATGATATGTTTAATCTTTATGCATATATATGACATATTATATTTATCTTTATCTACTTTTGAAGGGAAATATGATTTctaattttaattgatatatcttattgatttaaattatttccctAATATTTTGTTTCCTTGTTGATCTAATTGAGTTTCATATTTAACACGATTTTGCCTTTCTTAGATGATGAGAGAATCACTCAAATCTATTTGGAGATATGCTATTTGTGAGAAGGAATTGAAGAGATATGTTAGTATCTTTAAATAAgagtttattcctaataaaactcttaCATTACTTGTGTTCTAGGTTTCCTTGTGGAAATATAAATAAGAGGTCAAGCACATTAGGTGACGGGGGTTAGATATTGACTATACACACATACACGCATTACAGATTTTGCAgagaaaaattattttccaaGCCGTTGCTGTTTGGAGTGGTGATCGCCGTGTTGCTCTGAATGTTGCCAACATCTacagacaacatccgtaacgaTGATTGACTGAAGATTGCATCTGATTGATCGTGTCTTTCGGGATCAcgttttgctttcttgttttagtttttatcctggttatttgtttttagaaagcatttgttttctcaacttgttgaggaaattgattttagtgacaatcactagtgataggtttttgtGTAAACATTGTGgttttgattaatttttgccataaggcaccgcacaagtattatttaatcttgtccatctattaatttaaagtcaatttgtgttacaaaatataatattccgctgcatgttgtgcgagatgttgtaacatctggcacaacacctaattctgataaaacacgaattttctattttacatcatatattgatattttattatttttagcatctgtcggacaaaataatcctaaCAACTTTATTGAAGAAAATTATCAAATTGCTCAATTCAAGTTGATCTTTAAAATGAAGacaaatataaaaatttgaaaaattaaatatataattaaaagacCACAGAGTAAACAAAAAATAACCGTGTATTTCGATTCAATCAATGTATAAACGCAGCTCCATTCTAGTTTGGAAAATATCTTAAGCAATAGCCGATGAACAAATTGGCATACAAATCTTTATTTTTAAAGCCTTGTTGGTCTCAAGCATAGACTTCTCCTGCAGTAAGATTAATGCAggttcataataataataataataataataataataatggccCATCCTTCGAAGCTAAGGCATGCATGGAATCCTAGTATGTGTATAACTTGATAGAATATATTAACCGATTATCTAGAGTATATCTTTGCTTGAAGATCAGAAAGCTGATGGACCATAGCTTGAGTCTGCGTATGAAGTAGGAACAACGGAGGAATAAATATTAGCGATAAATAAATGCAAGAAGTTGGAAACTTGAAGAAATATATGCTTGTTTCATGCATTAaggaatattttaaattaaatccaTCAAATTTAGACGTCTTTCTTTCCGGTTTATGCTGCACAATAGCGTGTGTTGGAATATGAAAAGACATCATACTTATTTGAAGGACTAAATTATATCTTGAGACGATGAATATTTACTGAGAATTAATTTTGATCATATACATACAAAAGGCAGTGTAGTCGTGGTATTCGCCtccttatccttataagagagaCCACTAAGTTGAACTGGTTGGTGGCAGTTGATCTAACACATTTTGACCCTGAAAACGATGCTGTGCATGAAAAGCAGTACAAGAAAAGTAATTGAGGGGGTGTACTGTTAGATAAGTTGGGTTTTGGCTTGTACTGTTAGATAAAGGCGTACAGAAGGTCGGGTCTGTATCAGGAGGGAAAACGTCGAATACGTGGAATTATTGTTAAAAAACGTAATTAAGGGGTGGCTTGGAAGATTTTTCATTGTGATTTATAAGATTTGAATGATATCGTTTTTGGTAAACTACAAACACTCGATCCTATAAATACATCAATCCAATTTCAACATTTTTAAGTCTCGAAATCCTTAAAATTTCTCATTTTGACAAGTTTTTCTCCTTCCATTGTTTGAAGATTACGAGATTCTATCAAGAAACTGTAAGAATTCAGAAATTATGAGCTAGATTTCTCtttcttttcttattttataagCAGCGGTGTTACACTTATTTAGTATAAAAAACATTAATACAACTAATGTTTCGAATAATTTCACGTTACTTTATATCAGAATAAGGACGTATTCTGACTAATCTAAAATTGTAAATGAAGAagatattttatcaaataaattattatttttatatagtaTTTAAAAATTTGGAAAGTAAAAGGAAATACATCTCCTATATTTTcttcaaacaaaaaaatataggtaagaataaaaaaaatatgagtaATGGGATATCATATATCCtatatattttctaaaattcaaaaatatagataaataattttaaattttttgttaatagataaaatttagtaaatacatttttatattggtaaaaaattatttttataattttaaaaacatatcGCCATAAAATCCAATTTGTAAAACTATGTCATACCTCCAACCGTGACACGTAGTAATAGTGTCGTCtgggtaaaaaaaaaaagaaaaaaagagaagtGTCACGAATTTAAATAAGTTGACACATAAACATATaagttttcaaaataaatatataaatattcaaaGTTCTCAAAAAGTGTGGGAAAATGTTTTTGCAATTGCGGTTAGATCAAGTGTCGTCTCTTTCCTAAAGAAATTATGAGTTTGGGGCatgttttattttagttttttcaGGGTTTTGTATGtttaaaaattatcaaatattcattatttaaaatttaaaagttcatTTAtccaaaaaacaataaattttatttaaaagaactTGCACTTTTTTCACGCACGTCAACCAAGGATTGACTGCTTTTTCAGATTTTGGCCAAGGCACTGCTCATGctctgtattttttttaacaatgcTATTGACTACTACTCgtagaaagaaaaaaagataGTACTGATTAGCAATGTTACGCAGCTGCGAGAGAACAAATATTTCTACATCAACTATATTACAGGGAACCTTCCACTCTCTAACTCCAGATCAAGATGCTACAAggatgatcacaaaaatgagaAGTCAACTGTCTTCATCAGTGAACCTATAACTGTGATAATCAGCATAAACAACGAGATGTTTTTGCGAAAACCCGCATTTGGTAGATACGGGTATTTATCCGGAGGAGGCATAACACAGTTATCACCATTGAAATAGATTCTTCGAGGAAACGCCCAACCCTTCTCGAAACTGAATGTGTACTTGTCCTTCCGGAACAAAAGCTCAGACTGCGCATTTCCCGCATGGCCAGCTTGCATCAGTAAATCGTTATAAAATTTAATGCCCCATAACATTGCAGTATCATCTGCGAAAAATAAAATGCAACATCAGATTATTGGTATGTTAACCTCAACAGGAACTAACAAATCCGAATATTTCATGTCATGTGAAGTAAAGAGTGAGTATATATGTTACGAGAGCCGCTCAATCTTATGAACAACTCCATCATTACTTGAATAGCCATTGTGGCATTGCAACAGCGACAATGTAACATGATCCCTTACTTATGCTCTGGTATGGAGTTAGTGGTTTGTAGTTGAAGCTGAAAATCTGTGTTAGATTGTCAAAGTTCGGGTGCTGAACGACTAAGTTCCACTGCGTATAATTCATTCTGTAGTTGAAGTTAGTTATGGTGACTTTGACCCGCCAATACTCCTTGTAATTTAGTTTGACATGCCAGTGGATACGAATGGGGCACATATGATTTGTGCACTGGACTAGTGGAGCCAGGCTATTGCTCTTTGCACGATCTGAAACCACCGAAGCAAGGTGTGGTGAATCTGGACTGCAATGAAACAAAAGCAAAGAAGCCCCCCAACAATGAGTTATATTAATAAATGGTAAAAGTAGCAacgttaaagaaatagaatgggGATAAATAGGAAACTTTACTCGACACAGGTTCCCGGTTGTGTAAGGTTACTTGGGCATCCACAAGTACATGTTGGACAAGGAACAATAGTGTTGTTGTAAAAGGATGACAGTGAAACGCAGCAAGTGGGTGTTTTTTGGGCCAGAAATTGTGAATATGTGCATGTAACGTTCCATGTCACTGCAATAAGATAAGTGTGTGAAATTATCCAAGAATCTCAACTTAATAAGTGAGTGGCTAGAAACCGGAAGGAGAAACAAGAGACAAAAGCAGAGTTATGTGCTCTAGTAAATATGctcttcttattttttaaaagaggaACATACAGAGAATCTGTAAAAGCCATATTTTTCTGATCACCAGATCATGGCCCTCTTAATTGCATGATAAAATTATAAAAGCCCAACCAACCAAATAAATAACTTACTCATCGCCTGTGTCACTCTCCTTCCATCAGAAGTAATATATTTAGTCGGTTTCACAATTTTTGCAGGTCCACACGTGTAGCCGGGACCGGGGGCTTTCAAAGTGAAATTCTTAGGCACCCGAACTGTTTTATTTGTGGTTCCAGCTGCCCCGACACTAAGTTGGAAGGAGCCTGCAGAATTCACGGGATCTTGCACCCATGAAGTAATCACCCCTCCTTTACAACAATTAGCAATCTGTTGATTGTAAGGAGTTCCGGGTAACAAGTCCACAATCGTCGGATCTTTCTTACAGCAATGTGGAATACTCCCTTTAAACCTCGAACAATCTCCTTGCTCGGTAGTTTGACCACCCATCATAGCCCATATCACCTCCTTTTTAGCCCAAGTCCATCCTAAAGTCCAACCCGGTGCTTGAATGTGACGATATTGTTGAAAGTTGAATATTGTAACAACAGCCTGCCCCATTTCAGAATATGTGAATTTAAGCTGGTTGATAAAATATAACCTTAACTGAAATTTGCATGGTAAAATATTTGACACAAAAGGCAAACACAATATATTTGCAGACGTACTTGTTGAAACTAGATTGGTATTCTTTTGCTTGTAGATATTGTGGTTATCCTATGAGCTCACTTCATaagttttgttttttaaattcaaaaatttacaTTGTGATATGTTGCATCGACACTAACTCTATAATAACGAACGGAGAATTGGAAAAGTGAAGCCAAAAGAGACTTCTAGTTTAGTATAAACACTTACAATATAGCCATCAGGGTTCCAAGTGGTAATGTCCCACTTAATTGTGATATTTCCATTAGGATCAAGCGCATCATAGGCTTCtgataaaatattaaagaaaacaAACACACATTAGAATTCCAAGTACTTGAATATTTCACTGATATTCCATCAAAAAACAAGACACATGTTCAAAATATAAGATGAAATCATAAAAGCTATTAAACCTTGAACAACGTTAACACATTAATCTAAATTCATGTTTTCCTGTACATTAACATACAAATCGCCGGTTATGGTGATGCATCCTACATTGCTGTTAGGAACTAGAATTCTATGGCCAATCCCGAAGAATCATCCTTCCCTCGGATAAATATTCACATGAGAGAATTTCTATCTTGGTATGACATATTTCCCCAGTTAGCATCTACAAATATGTTTCCAGTATattttttgaacaatttcacGATGTTAAGAACCAACACCCATCTCCAGAAGATTCCCAATAAATGACAGATTGAAGTATAGTACAGCAGTTGGAAGATGGACATTAATAATAAGGCTGGTCAATGAACTCAAACCCATACGGAAGCTAATGGTAAACCCAAAGACATTGAAGATTTTCACCCGTCATGACTTCTTCCATGGACAAAAGGAAGAAAAAATTATCAAAGGTTTGCACTCGACCAACTTGAATTTTCTCAAGTTTCATACAATTAATTCAACTGGAACTCCCCACTCAATTGTCACTCAAAATCAAAGCCCATGTGAAACAAAATGTAAAGAGAGAACCAACCAAACAGTCGCATTCGATATCTACAGACCCATTCGCAGTAAATAGAATACACCAGCTTTACTTTTTTACGATTAATCGAGACCCGTTAATTTCCACATTTTTCATCCTAGAACCTCCGGACCTTCGTCAACCAAACAGTCACATTCTGTATTCACatacaacacaaaaaaaaaggaaaaagaaaaaagaagttATAATGCAAAGATTACCTGCGGGAGTAAAGCTGAAACAAGAAAGCAAGAGGGCCAACAACACGGCGGATATCTTGAACTCAAGGATAGATCTAAAGCATCGTACTTCCATATCCGGAGTTTCCTGAGTTTTCTTGGATTAATTATGACTCGCAGTACCCACTGCTTTATCAAGTTCTGCAAGTAGGATGAGTAGAGTGAGGGAGAGTGGAGAGAGAAACCACGAGGTGACAAGAGCTTGTTCGAACGAAACCTTTGAGGGggatcttttctttttcttttttttcgaaAAACATCTTCTTTTtataattgtaaaaataatCTTGAACGCCCACTGTGCATTTATTTGCTTTGACTTTCTTTCTATGTAATTTTGTGGATGCTTTAAACCGATTTTGATGACCGTCCATTTCACTTTCACTCTTCAAATTAATTGCAATGCGTGACACCGTACAAAAATTTACATGTATATTacataataaacatattttAGCATGTTTATTTATTGAATAACAATGCCACGTGTACAATCAAATTTATACAACGATTTTTACAACAtaaaaaattcaatacaaaataaaaaaaattacaaatttattcattttcaaaaattaatgaaTACAAAGACGGAAATTgtgataatattttaattttatatgtaTATCAATGATTTTTTTGATGTATGATAAATAATTAACGATTTGATtcatatgaaataaataattaactataCAAAATTGCAAacctaaatatattttaaaaggcACATTGCATTTATCATCCCATAAAATAAACACGAACCTCTCGATGTTAAAATCAGTGCGTTTTAcaccatatatttttttaaaaaaattagcccTGTTTGCAATAAGTTGCATGTCCgaatttttaaaacatcattaattttatacaGTACTTCAAATCCCACATCGATTCGCTTTTATTTGTTAGTACGATAAGATCATTGTGGTTGTCCCTGTCGATCACCAACTAATGAATCAAATGTTGTCTGCCTGAATTATTTACCAGCAGCCCAAATAAGCTAGTGATTAAGAGTGGGCCTCAGGACTCGGGGATATTCATTGACACTATCTAAAAAATCCAAATTGCATATATACCGCGCCTCATGCATGCAAtaaaaaattcatgagaagtacattccattttaaaattttattcaataTTAAATTAACATTTCACCTGAAAAATGAATAAACAAGTTTTCATCGCGATGTTGCATAAAAAAAGATCGAACAAATATCATAAGTTATCACGTGTAATTTATATATGGTCTATTTTATCAATAATTGTCATATTTATCGATGATTTTGTATCTGTATCATTAATCAACATCAACAGAATCTCTGCACATATCAGAGTCACTTCATTTACATCGtattatttcaaaatcacaTACATGTAATTatctcaaaaattaaataaaattttatcataatttttaattgaattgAATTAAAAGCTCAACGAAGACTATATTAATCAGATTCTTTAATatgaataattatatataaaaaaatgtgtTGGTGTTTTttaatgtaataaaataataaagtcTGAAAATTCctagtaattatttaaataaaaaaaaaacaaaatataccTTTCCTATTGTTTTGTTCCCAAGAAACCTCCTTTCTGCAAAATCTCAGCTGACGAAGACACTCGTCGGCGGATCATATTTTCTCTTCATTTCTTCAGGAAAATGGCGATTTATTTTTCGTTTTAGCAATTTTCGTCTTTCAGAATTTTTTGTGAGAAAACTTAAGCGTGCGATGGATACCGCGGGAACTCGAACGCGATCATTCGGTCAAACCGAGATTAATTGGGACGAGTAAGCTTCATGGATCCGCTGTTTGTTGATGTGTTATCTTCATTTAATGGAATGACTTTTGTaaagtttttaaatttaatttgcaTCTGTATTGCCCATGGCATAATCTGCGTTTATAGATGAATCAAAAGTTGAATGGTACTTGGATGAATGGCATTTCAGAATGTAGCTATACTATGTGCCGCGcaagaaataatttttctggagATAGGTTTTGTGAACTCAAATTATTGATCGTGAAATTAGCTAGTAAATTATTCGTCTCTGCGATTTATTTTATGTGGAAGGGAATTAATATGTTTCCGATTTTTGCTCcttcattttcatttttatgtaTTGTCACTGAGTTTTTGTAGCGGGggttcttttaaaatttcaatcaaTTCCGaaacatgaatattttcatTGAAACTTTTTGGGGTGTTAGAGAAGGATAGTACTTTTCTTATTTAAACATCAATAGAAAGAATTCGAGGATCTTCTAACTATTTCATAATGATTTCTACTCCCTACTATATAAGATGCATCTGAATGCAGTCCTTACCGTGGAAAATACTCAATTGAATGTTAGGAGTCTCATTGATGGACGAGGAAACTAACACTATGCATGTTTGAAGTCCATGGTTATTGATTTACCTTGTTTCTTGTTGCCGGCCTGTGACAACTAGTATTTGGCAATGCAGTCGGTCTGTGATTTTTGGAATCTTAATAATCTACAGTCTATTAATGATATACTTACCTGCAGGCTTGACAAAACTAAGTTGTACGTTGTTGGAGCTGGAATTTTTACCGGACTTACTGTGGGACTTTATCCAATTTCAGTTGTGAAGACCAGACTGCAAGTTGCATCACGTGATGCCGTAGAAAGAAATGCATTTTCTGTAATCAAAGGCTTATTAAAGACTGATGGAATACCTGGATTGTATAAAGGTTTTGGCACTGTCATCACTGGTGCAGTTCCTGCCAGAATTATATTTCTCACCGCACTAGAGACAACAAAATTGTCTGCTTTCGAGATGGTTGAACCGTTCAAATTATCAGAGCCTGTAAAAGCAGCCATAGCAAATGGGATAGCTGGAATGATGGCATCTCTCTGTTCACAAGCTGTATTTGTTCCTATTGACGTGGTATGCCGTGAATGCTTCTTCTGGGATTTTcttaaatatcatattttctatCTATACT includes:
- the LOC142523173 gene encoding protein COBRA-like translates to MEVRCFRSILEFKISAVLLALLLSCFSFTPAEAYDALDPNGNITIKWDITTWNPDGYIAVVTIFNFQQYRHIQAPGWTLGWTWAKKEVIWAMMGGQTTEQGDCSRFKGSIPHCCKKDPTIVDLLPGTPYNQQIANCCKGGVITSWVQDPVNSAGSFQLSVGAAGTTNKTVRVPKNFTLKAPGPGYTCGPAKIVKPTKYITSDGRRVTQAMMTWNVTCTYSQFLAQKTPTCCVSLSSFYNNTIVPCPTCTCGCPSNLTQPGTCVDPDSPHLASVVSDRAKSNSLAPLVQCTNHMCPIRIHWHVKLNYKEYWRVKVTITNFNYRMNYTQWNLVVQHPNFDNLTQIFSFNYKPLTPYQSINDTAMLWGIKFYNDLLMQAGHAGNAQSELLFRKDKYTFSFEKGWAFPRRIYFNGDNCVMPPPDKYPYLPNAGFRKNISLFMLIITVIGSLMKTVDFSFL